From the genome of Nicotiana sylvestris chromosome 2, ASM39365v2, whole genome shotgun sequence, one region includes:
- the LOC138885643 gene encoding uncharacterized protein, protein MCIVLDRHDAIWKATSIVYPEVPHCACMFHLWNNIKTNFRKSQKQIKEVYFALARAYTVEEFNRHMAELDAIDSRVKTYLMDIGYDKWSRTYSKANRTMTMTSNIAKSVNAANKHARDLPVVNLLDFMTTFIQKWNYTNRKDAVGSFMKIGAKYEKILADNTILSQTMTVLPSTEFLYLVIDGQTRNVVRLHERNCSCGRFQLDDIPCPDAMAVIQKFHMDSYKYCSDYCSIDYLLKTYEIPVNPLPDETTWQIPEHVSSQVVLPPKGKIKPGRPKKKRGIGGWEGNTVTCALCGRKGHNRRTCRNIPKRD, encoded by the exons ATGTGCATTGTATTAGACAGGCATGATGCTATATGGAAAGCAACTTCAATTGTCTATCCAGAAGTCCCTCATTGTGCATGTATGTTCCATCTGTGGAACAACATAAAGACAAACTTCAGGAAGAGCCAAAAACAAATCAAAGAAGTATATTTTGCTTTAGCAAGAGCATACACTGTTGAAGAATTCAACAGGCATATGGCAGAGTTAGATGCTATTGATAGTAGAGTGAAAACATACCTGATGGATATTGGATATGATAAATGGTCCCGGACGTATTCCAAGGCAAATAGAACCATGACCATGACATCGAATATTGCGAAATCAGTAAATGCAGCAAACAAGCACGCAAGAGACCTCCCAGTTGTGAATTTGCTTGACTTTATGACAACATTTATTCAAAAATGGAATTACACCAATCGGAAGGATGCAGTGGGATCATTTATGAAGATTGGTGCAAAGTATGAAAAAATATTGGCAGATAATACTATCTTATCACAGACGATGACT GTGTTGCCATCAACTGAATTCTTATATTTAGTAATTGATGGCCAAACAAGAAATGTGGTGCGCCTACATGAAAGAAACTGCAGTTGTGGAAGGTTTCAGCTAGACGATATTCCATGTCCAGATGCAATGGCAGTTATACAAAAATTCCATATGGATTCATACAAGTATTGCTCGGATTACTGCAGCATAGACTACTTGCTGAAAACATATGAGATACCAGTAAATCCATTGCCTGATGAAACAACGTGGCAAATTCCAGAACATGTCTCTTCGCAGGTGGTACTGCCACCAAAAGGAAAAATCAAACCAGGAAGACCTAAAAAGAAGAGAGGCATAGGAGGCTGGGAAGGAAATACAGTTACATGTGCACTATGCGGGAGAAAAGGACACAACCGGAGAACATGCCGAAATATTCCAAAGAGAGATTGA